Genomic DNA from Candidatus Stygibacter australis:
AAAAAAAATATTCACTAAAGCAGAGGCTGCTGCATTACACATTATTCCAGAAGACCTTCGTGTGGCTACCGTGGAGACTTTGAACGATATCGAAAATGATTTCGAAGGCACTATGACTGAAATGACGGAAGTTATTGAAGAAATTCCAGTGCCAGAGAAGATCATGGAGAAAATTGAAGAAGAACCTGAAGAGAAGCCTGAAGAGAAACCGGAAATAGTTCCAGAACCTGCCGAGAAAGAGAAACTTTCATCTGAAGTGTCAGTCAAAGATATTGAAGAATCTATCCCCAAAGATGATCTTCCAGAAATTGATGTTGATGAGGAAGATATTATCGATGAGGAAATAGAGTTTCCCTCTTTGGGTGATGAAGTATATGTGGAACCCGAAATTGAAATTCCTGATCCAGTGAAAGTAAATGTTTCAGATGAAGAAGATCTGGTTCCCGGCTTAGAAGATTTCACCAGTAATTATAAAAAGGATGTCAAACAGGGTTTGACTGAAGAAAATAATGTTTCTGGTGATGAGAAAGTGGAAAAGAAACTCCAGGATGATATGGATCAAAAGCTTTTTAATGTGCTTAGAATTATGAGAGGGATGAGTGCTGAGGAACTGAGTCGAGTTTTAAAAAACAAAATGCAGGACGGCAAAAAGCTGGAAGAATTGACTTTAGCTGATCTGGAAGAACTTATAGATTAGAGTTTAGCTAACAATAAAAAGGAAATTAATTGAGAATAATTGCAGGAAAATATAAGAAACGGACATTACAGAGTGTCCCGGGTAATACTGCCAGACCTACAACTGACTATTTGAAGGAAACCATTTTTAATATCATACCAGATTGTGAAGGAGTAGATTTTCTGGATTTGTATTCCGGCAGCGGATCTATAGGACTGGAGGCGATCAGCAGAGGAGCCAGAAGTGTTGTTATGGTAGAATTCGCCCATAAATCAATTGCAACCATAATCAGTAATATTGTTACTTTAGGAT
This window encodes:
- the rsmD gene encoding 16S rRNA (guanine(966)-N(2))-methyltransferase RsmD — its product is MRIIAGKYKKRTLQSVPGNTARPTTDYLKETIFNIIPDCEGVDFLDLYSGSGSIGLEAISRGARSVVMVEFAHKSIATIISNIVTLGCREQCRLVRKKVIPFIKKCEEQFDMIFLDPPYNKKLINSTIEEIFAADLLGDNGIIIAEHS